From Actinosynnema mirum DSM 43827, a single genomic window includes:
- a CDS encoding helix-turn-helix domain-containing protein yields the protein MLPAGIGLRGRGRSRTGSGALSSGKRERGVQRVLGCSESKVGKILRGDVSVVPLELAALLDLFGVEGDARRAGALGRGVPAEAAEDAVGHGGPGPVAEVLQHRSWCRRAWPGRRD from the coding sequence GTGCTCCCGGCGGGCATAGGGCTTCGTGGTCGGGGCCGGTCCAGGACCGGGTCAGGTGCTCTCTCTTCGGGAAAGCGGGAGCGGGGCGTGCAGCGGGTCCTCGGGTGCTCGGAGTCGAAGGTGGGCAAGATCCTGCGCGGCGACGTGTCGGTCGTGCCGCTGGAGCTCGCGGCGCTGCTGGACCTGTTCGGCGTCGAGGGGGACGCGCGCCGAGCTGGAGCGCTTGGGCGAGGAGTCCCGGCGGAGGCGGCCGAAGACGCCGTGGGGCATGGCGGTCCCGGACCGGTTGCGGAAGTTCTTCAACACCGCAGCTGGTGCAGGCGCGCATGGCCAGGCAGGCGCGACTGA
- a CDS encoding Scr1 family TA system antitoxin-like transcriptional regulator — protein MQARMARQARLTGTNPPELVLVVREAVLEAPVGTAAVRRGQLTHLKRLVDEGRSVLKVVRELLDVALPPAESVGLLDRV, from the coding sequence GTGCAGGCGCGCATGGCCAGGCAGGCGCGACTGACCGGGACCAACCCGCCGGAACTGGTGCTGGTGGTGCGCGAGGCCGTGCTGGAGGCACCGGTCGGGACGGCGGCCGTTCGGCGCGGGCAGCTCACCCACCTGAAGCGGTTGGTGGACGAGGGTCGCTCGGTGCTCAAGGTGGTCCGGGAGCTGCTGGACGTGGCGCTTCCACCTGCCGAGTCGGTGGGCCTGCTCGATAGGGTCTGA
- a CDS encoding DUF1707 SHOCT-like domain-containing protein yields MTDPKQLRVSDAEREHVVGLLQKAIGRGLITLDEFSERTDQALASRTRGELNAVLVDLPGMVSSEAPVEDVAVDPRFAGSPKERLELKSTMSHVQRKGRWSVPRTIVVHNRMGNTELDFREAHLPHPVVTIDLDVFAGSVRVLVPEGSSVNTDDLRLSASGMQDKVRVESGGRPHFVVKGNVKAGTVEIKVKRKFSFRHA; encoded by the coding sequence ATGACCGATCCCAAGCAACTCCGCGTGTCCGACGCCGAGCGCGAGCACGTCGTCGGCCTGCTGCAGAAGGCCATCGGGCGTGGGCTCATCACGCTCGACGAGTTCTCCGAGCGCACCGACCAGGCGCTCGCCTCGCGCACCAGGGGCGAGCTGAACGCCGTCCTCGTCGACCTGCCCGGCATGGTCAGCTCCGAGGCGCCCGTCGAGGACGTGGCGGTGGACCCGCGGTTCGCGGGCAGCCCGAAGGAGCGCCTGGAGCTCAAGTCCACGATGTCCCACGTCCAGCGCAAGGGGCGGTGGTCCGTCCCGCGCACGATCGTGGTGCACAACCGGATGGGCAATACCGAGCTCGACTTCCGGGAGGCGCACCTGCCGCACCCCGTCGTGACGATCGACCTGGACGTGTTCGCGGGCTCCGTGCGCGTCCTCGTGCCCGAGGGCAGTTCGGTGAACACCGACGACCTGCGGCTGAGCGCCAGCGGGATGCAGGACAAGGTCCGGGTCGAGTCCGGCGGCAGGCCGCACTTCGTCGTCAAGGGCAACGTGAAGGCGGGCACGGTAGAGATCAAGGTGAAGCGGAAGTTCAGCTTCCGGCACGCCTGA
- the macS gene encoding MacS family sensor histidine kinase gives MAQAQQTGSGAAGLDDPVAHLWRATIVLRVVTFFFALGTVLVQQSGYQRPWLAWVALGLMAVWTVVTSVAYRGPSGQRTWLVVTDVLVVCAIMSLSLLVLTPAQFLYGVPLITTIWASAPPVVCGAHGGQYAGAVGGAVVGLSTYLNRGDLNTDLVRDVVLLVGSGFIVGMAATVGRKSSAQLAQALRAEAATAERERLARSIHDGVLQVLARVRKRGNELGGEAAELAELAGEQEVALRTLVAASPEETTESGEADLRPALQLLITPKVHVATPATHVMLPARTVIELVSVVREALSNVEKHAGPDARAWVLLEDLGEEVVLSVRDDGPGIPEGRLASAEAEGRMGIAKSIRGRVEALRGTLELQTGPGEGAEWEVRVYR, from the coding sequence ATGGCACAGGCACAGCAGACCGGTTCGGGCGCGGCCGGGTTGGACGATCCCGTGGCGCACCTGTGGCGGGCCACGATCGTGCTCCGCGTGGTGACGTTCTTCTTCGCGCTGGGCACGGTCCTGGTGCAGCAGAGCGGGTACCAGCGGCCGTGGTTGGCGTGGGTGGCGCTGGGCCTGATGGCGGTCTGGACGGTGGTCACCTCGGTGGCGTACCGGGGGCCGTCGGGGCAGCGGACGTGGCTGGTCGTGACCGACGTGCTCGTCGTGTGCGCGATCATGTCGCTGTCGCTGCTGGTCCTGACGCCCGCGCAGTTCCTGTACGGCGTCCCGCTGATCACCACGATCTGGGCGTCGGCGCCCCCGGTGGTGTGCGGCGCGCACGGCGGGCAGTACGCGGGCGCGGTCGGCGGCGCGGTCGTCGGGTTGAGCACGTACCTGAACCGGGGCGACCTGAACACGGACCTGGTGCGGGACGTGGTGCTGCTGGTCGGGTCGGGGTTCATCGTCGGCATGGCGGCGACCGTCGGGCGCAAGTCGTCGGCGCAGCTGGCGCAGGCGCTGCGGGCCGAGGCGGCGACGGCGGAGCGCGAGCGGCTGGCCCGGTCGATCCACGACGGGGTGCTCCAGGTGCTGGCGCGGGTGCGCAAGCGCGGCAACGAGCTGGGCGGGGAGGCCGCCGAGCTGGCCGAGCTGGCCGGTGAGCAGGAGGTGGCGCTGCGCACGCTCGTGGCGGCGTCGCCGGAGGAGACGACGGAGAGCGGCGAGGCGGACCTGCGGCCCGCGCTGCAGCTGCTGATCACCCCGAAGGTGCACGTGGCGACGCCCGCGACGCACGTCATGCTGCCCGCCAGGACGGTGATCGAGCTGGTGTCGGTGGTGCGCGAGGCGCTGTCGAACGTGGAGAAGCACGCGGGCCCGGACGCTCGGGCGTGGGTGCTGCTGGAGGACCTCGGCGAGGAGGTCGTGCTCAGCGTCCGCGACGACGGGCCCGGCATCCCGGAGGGCAGGCTGGCCAGCGCGGAGGCCGAGGGTCGGATGGGGATCGCCAAGTCGATCCGGGGCAGGGTCGAGGCCCTGCGTGGGACCCTGGAGCTTCAGACCGGGCCGGGGGAGGGCGCGGAGTGGGAGGTGCGGGTCTACCGATGA
- a CDS encoding GGDEF domain-containing protein: MREWPLWTLRRPALAYWLLVDAAALAASVLAIVATERPTPEEIARFSAIAGTAGAVIIVSSVYSDRVGEIARNPWAAHLSYLTAGLVALPGNLLVLLLFGPALHGLLDQRPEVHRWLFTLSSTALAVFGTRLAIGWEHPTTGRLDVLVLGATMLLTVRAALISLGLKLRSPRAPSEEVVGEPIDVVLGVVAVSIGGLMGFAALATAVHAVVAGPPLALLERAAQLPHWRRSAQRDAKTGLANAAHWDGRARYELAKARATERPMAVLLLDLDHFKKVNDLVGHLAGDAALSAVAGLLNTSTRRGDLVGRFGGEEFVVLLPDAEPAVARSVAQRVRHAIADLQVPTVRTDGHAHLLTGLTVSIGVSTTQRFGYELPDLMVAADSALLAAKSYGRNLVEMA; encoded by the coding sequence GTGCGCGAGTGGCCGCTGTGGACGCTGCGGCGACCCGCGCTGGCCTACTGGCTCCTGGTGGACGCCGCCGCGCTCGCCGCCTCGGTCCTCGCGATCGTCGCCACCGAGCGGCCGACCCCCGAGGAGATCGCCCGCTTCTCCGCCATCGCGGGCACCGCGGGCGCCGTCATCATCGTCAGCTCGGTGTACAGCGACCGCGTCGGCGAGATCGCCCGCAACCCGTGGGCCGCCCACCTGTCCTACCTCACCGCGGGCCTGGTCGCGCTGCCGGGGAACCTGCTGGTCCTGCTGCTGTTCGGCCCCGCCCTGCACGGCCTGCTCGACCAGCGCCCCGAGGTGCACCGCTGGCTGTTCACCCTGTCCTCGACGGCGCTGGCGGTGTTCGGCACCCGGCTGGCCATCGGCTGGGAGCACCCGACGACGGGCAGGCTGGACGTGCTGGTCCTGGGCGCCACCATGCTGCTGACGGTCCGCGCGGCGCTGATCTCGCTCGGCCTGAAGCTGCGCAGCCCGCGCGCCCCGAGCGAGGAGGTCGTGGGCGAGCCGATCGACGTGGTGCTGGGCGTCGTCGCGGTCAGCATCGGCGGCCTGATGGGGTTCGCCGCGCTGGCGACGGCCGTGCACGCCGTGGTCGCGGGCCCGCCGCTGGCCCTGCTGGAGCGGGCCGCCCAGCTGCCGCACTGGCGGCGGTCGGCGCAGCGCGACGCCAAGACCGGGCTGGCCAACGCCGCGCACTGGGACGGCCGCGCCCGCTACGAGCTGGCCAAGGCCCGCGCCACCGAGCGCCCGATGGCCGTGCTGCTGCTCGACCTCGACCACTTCAAGAAGGTCAACGACCTGGTCGGGCACCTGGCGGGCGACGCCGCGCTCAGCGCCGTGGCGGGCCTGCTCAACACCAGCACCCGGCGCGGCGACCTGGTCGGGCGGTTCGGCGGCGAGGAGTTCGTGGTGCTGCTGCCGGACGCCGAACCGGCCGTGGCCAGGTCGGTCGCCCAGCGGGTCAGGCACGCCATCGCCGACCTCCAGGTGCCGACCGTGCGCACCGACGGCCACGCCCACCTGCTCACCGGGCTGACGGTGAGCATCGGGGTGTCGACCACCCAGCGCTTCGGCTACGAGCTGCCCGACCTGATGGTCGCCGCCGACTCGGCGCTGCTGGCCGCCAAGAGCTACGGGCGGAACCTGGTCGAGATGGCCTGA
- a CDS encoding Imm1 family immunity protein: MPQVEFRGEIEGRRYRPGSWTASSSEEVSDALDRIFNSPWEFRTECVIRIAGLRTGLRVLVYLKDGRTTLLWAGTHRSKNPTPFPDAPLIAEDRDSETPLHLRRDSYLSRESARSAVLEYLATGERPTCIEWQPESKEAYALPEPVEGMSDDLWGVVSLITGSTPEADARRLREDQEIADYCPVGRPPRIASTGDEPLFRDEPPFFLRGTE; the protein is encoded by the coding sequence GTGCCCCAGGTCGAATTCAGGGGGGAGATCGAAGGCCGCCGCTACCGGCCGGGAAGTTGGACGGCTTCCTCCTCCGAGGAAGTCTCGGACGCCCTGGACCGGATCTTCAACAGCCCGTGGGAGTTCCGCACCGAGTGCGTCATCCGCATCGCGGGTCTGCGGACCGGTCTCCGCGTTCTCGTCTACCTGAAGGACGGTCGCACGACCCTGCTGTGGGCGGGAACCCACCGGTCCAAGAACCCGACCCCGTTCCCCGACGCGCCCCTGATCGCCGAGGACCGCGACAGCGAAACGCCGCTGCACTTGAGGCGTGATTCCTACCTCTCCCGCGAAAGCGCCCGGTCGGCGGTCCTCGAGTACCTGGCGACCGGAGAACGCCCCACCTGCATCGAGTGGCAGCCGGAGAGCAAGGAGGCCTACGCGCTTCCCGAACCGGTCGAGGGCATGTCGGACGACCTCTGGGGCGTCGTCTCCCTGATCACCGGCAGCACCCCCGAGGCGGACGCCCGGCGCCTCCGCGAAGATCAGGAGATCGCCGACTACTGCCCGGTCGGCCGCCCGCCCCGGATAGCCTCGACCGGAGACGAGCCGCTCTTCCGAGACGAGCCGCCGTTCTTCTTGAGGGGGACCGAGTGA
- a CDS encoding AI-2E family transporter yields MIGVGTPDWESSKVPPLLRVSAALSWRFVAVVGALYIVSQAVGYMASVMIPVGIALLLAALLSPAVTQLTRVGVPRGLATGFVLVGGLAVVGGVLTFVITEFSNGLPELQNQVTASLSTIRDWLKDGPLHLSELQLQQYVDQLLETVKANQGEITSGALTTAATVGELLTGLVLALFTLIFFLHDGDGIWRFITRIVPRDVRARADLAGRRGFASLVSYVRATAVVAVVDAVGVGIGLWIVGVPLVVPLAALVFLGAFIPIVGAVITGVVAVLIALVANGPVAAAVVLAILIGVMQLESHVLQPLLLGRAVKLHPLAVVLAISTGLVVAGIAGALLSVPLLAVLNSGIRSLLSDADKHVDPRRVDVDEPQASAPKDLGDEHRVDELGSDDDDKKKESGRGRR; encoded by the coding sequence GTGATCGGCGTGGGCACACCGGATTGGGAGAGCAGCAAGGTTCCCCCGCTGCTGCGGGTGAGCGCGGCGCTGAGCTGGCGGTTCGTCGCCGTCGTCGGCGCGCTGTACATCGTGTCGCAGGCCGTGGGCTACATGGCGTCGGTGATGATCCCGGTGGGGATCGCGCTGCTGCTGGCCGCGCTGCTGTCCCCCGCGGTGACGCAGCTGACCAGGGTGGGCGTGCCGCGCGGCCTGGCCACCGGGTTCGTGCTGGTCGGCGGGCTCGCGGTGGTCGGCGGGGTGCTCACGTTCGTGATCACCGAGTTCTCCAACGGCCTCCCCGAGCTGCAGAACCAGGTCACCGCGTCGCTGAGCACGATCCGGGACTGGCTCAAGGACGGGCCGCTGCACCTGAGCGAGCTCCAGCTCCAGCAGTACGTCGACCAGCTGCTGGAGACGGTCAAGGCCAACCAGGGCGAGATCACCTCGGGCGCGCTGACCACGGCGGCGACCGTGGGCGAGCTGCTGACCGGGCTCGTGCTGGCCCTGTTCACCCTCATCTTCTTCCTGCACGACGGCGACGGGATCTGGCGGTTCATCACCCGGATCGTGCCGCGCGACGTGCGCGCCAGGGCCGACCTGGCCGGGCGGCGCGGGTTCGCCTCGCTGGTCAGCTACGTGCGGGCCACCGCGGTGGTCGCGGTGGTGGACGCGGTCGGCGTCGGCATCGGGCTGTGGATCGTCGGGGTGCCGCTGGTGGTGCCGCTGGCGGCGCTGGTGTTCCTCGGCGCGTTCATCCCGATCGTCGGCGCGGTGATCACCGGCGTGGTGGCGGTGCTGATCGCGCTGGTCGCGAACGGCCCGGTGGCGGCGGCGGTGGTGCTGGCGATCCTGATCGGCGTGATGCAGCTGGAGAGCCACGTGCTGCAGCCGCTGCTGCTGGGGCGCGCGGTGAAGCTGCACCCGCTGGCGGTGGTGCTGGCGATCTCGACGGGCCTGGTGGTGGCCGGGATCGCGGGCGCGCTGCTGTCCGTGCCGCTGCTGGCGGTGCTGAACTCGGGGATCAGGTCGCTGCTCTCGGACGCGGACAAGCACGTGGACCCGCGGCGGGTGGACGTGGACGAGCCGCAGGCGTCCGCGCCGAAGGACTTGGGGGACGAGCACCGGGTGGACGAGCTCGGTTCGGACGACGACGACAAGAAGAAGGAGAGCGGTCGAGGGCGCCGCTGA
- a CDS encoding response regulator gives MSSVTVMVVDDHPLWRDGVARDLAERGFQVVATAADAGSAVRIARAVRPAVVLMDLNLGEAASGVDATRMIAGELEGTRVLVLSASGEHDDVLEAVKAGASGYLVKSASAEELVEAVNRTAAGDAVFTSGLAGLVLGEYRRMAAAPDEVDRPQLTDRETEVLRLVAKGLTARQIATRLVISHRTVENHVQSTLRKLQLHNRVELARYAIEHGLDGDPEG, from the coding sequence ATGAGCAGCGTGACCGTGATGGTGGTGGACGACCACCCCCTGTGGCGCGACGGTGTGGCGAGGGACCTCGCCGAGCGCGGTTTCCAGGTGGTCGCCACCGCCGCGGACGCGGGCTCGGCGGTGCGGATCGCGCGCGCCGTGCGGCCCGCCGTGGTGCTGATGGACCTGAACCTGGGCGAGGCGGCGTCGGGGGTCGACGCGACGCGGATGATCGCCGGTGAGCTGGAGGGCACCAGGGTGCTGGTCCTGTCGGCGAGCGGCGAGCACGACGACGTGCTGGAGGCGGTGAAGGCGGGCGCGTCGGGCTACCTGGTGAAGTCGGCGTCCGCGGAGGAGCTGGTGGAGGCGGTCAACCGGACGGCGGCGGGCGACGCGGTGTTCACGTCCGGCCTGGCAGGGCTGGTGCTGGGGGAGTACCGCAGGATGGCGGCGGCCCCGGACGAGGTGGACCGGCCGCAGCTGACCGACCGGGAGACCGAGGTGCTGCGGCTGGTGGCGAAGGGCCTGACGGCGAGGCAGATCGCGACCCGGCTGGTGATCTCGCACCGGACGGTGGAGAACCACGTGCAGTCGACGCTGCGGAAGCTGCAGCTGCACAACCGGGTGGAGCTGGCGCGGTACGCGATCGAGCACGGGCTGGACGGGGACCCGGAGGGCTGA
- a CDS encoding DddA-like double-stranded DNA deaminase toxin, with translation MSESLLSGVWAQVAIALDRAASTALLLNRAFGLLCEAVDGLFVVARGSAGEVRGLVQWWAEQAAEVAESLWRMQWSYLRAEHSLLAYVARLGGVLPARSVMFPGHVEPDAHFGPNPERHHPALVEVPIVWAGRQEDRTSTWARRVQRGFPRYTVGAKTAGMFYNAGSQSWELLSGVDHRGGLTRKASQHISRMLSSGFFDGKPLDTKSDHLRMLNYTSTHVETKAAIWARDSDQETIDVVTNRNYVCGESYDPDDVDEPPGCYQAVESVLREGQTMRVWTTDPENRVITIHGKGM, from the coding sequence TTGTCGGAGTCGCTGCTCTCCGGCGTGTGGGCACAGGTCGCCATTGCGCTGGACCGCGCCGCTTCCACCGCACTCCTGCTGAACAGGGCTTTCGGGTTGCTGTGCGAGGCGGTGGACGGTCTGTTCGTGGTGGCCCGCGGGAGCGCGGGGGAGGTGCGTGGACTCGTCCAGTGGTGGGCGGAGCAGGCTGCCGAGGTCGCGGAGTCGCTGTGGCGGATGCAGTGGAGCTACCTCCGGGCCGAACATTCACTGCTTGCTTATGTAGCTCGACTGGGTGGAGTTCTGCCCGCGCGATCCGTCATGTTCCCCGGCCACGTCGAACCGGACGCGCACTTCGGCCCCAACCCGGAACGGCACCACCCGGCACTGGTCGAGGTGCCGATCGTGTGGGCCGGGCGGCAGGAGGACCGCACGAGCACGTGGGCGAGACGTGTCCAGCGCGGGTTTCCCCGATACACCGTTGGCGCCAAGACCGCAGGAATGTTCTACAACGCCGGAAGCCAGTCCTGGGAACTGCTCAGCGGCGTCGACCACCGGGGCGGGTTGACGAGAAAAGCCAGCCAGCACATCTCGCGCATGCTCTCCAGCGGCTTCTTCGACGGAAAACCGCTGGACACCAAAAGCGACCACTTGAGGATGCTCAACTACACCAGCACGCACGTGGAGACCAAAGCCGCGATCTGGGCGCGGGACTCCGACCAGGAGACCATCGACGTGGTCACGAACCGCAACTACGTCTGCGGCGAGAGCTACGACCCGGATGACGTCGACGAGCCTCCGGGGTGCTACCAGGCGGTCGAGAGCGTTCTCCGCGAGGGGCAGACCATGCGCGTGTGGACGACCGACCCGGAGAACCGGGTGATCACGATTCACGGAAAGGGGATGTGA